The genomic DNA CCGCCGCACTCGCCCCCTTGGAACGACGCTTGATAATCTTGGCCCGCAAATCAGCACTGTAGGATTTCATCCCAATCTTCTACGGGATACCACCAACACTGTACAGCTTTTACGAAGCTAATTAAATGCAAAATGCTCTAAGGCCGACCGGATGAACGGTAGGCACAAAAAAACCCTCCCGTTCAAGGGAGGGTTTTTTTGTGTGAAGAAGATACCAGCAGATCAGGACTTCTTGCCGTCTTCTTTTTTGGTTTCTTCTTTTTTGTCTTTGTCGCCGCAGCCCGAGCATCCACTTCCGCCCGCTTGGACGGTGGAGAGGGAAACGAACGCGATACCGGTGAGGAGGAGGAGGATTTTGTTCATACGCGCTCAAGGTATCCAACGCGGGCTTTTCGTCAAGGGGGCCACAGGGCGATTTCTTTGCAAAGCGGGCAAACAGGCGTATCCGTGGGGTGTGAAAATCAAAGGATGGATTCTGGGCGTGCTGGGTTTGGTCGTCATCTGGGGCGTTTTTTGGGGACTCAAAACCACGGCCCAAACCCGGAAGGCCACCGCCCAAGCCATCATCGATCGCACCGCTGCCCAGCCTCTGGCCTCGCTCCCCCCCCAAGACCGCCCGGGTTACCTCGCGGATCTGGCTTCGACCGTCAACCGCCTATCATTTGAAGAACGGCGCCAACTGGCCCTGGCCCGGGGTTTGGACGGCACGTTTGAAGCCATGAGCGACGTCGAGCGCCGGGCTTTCCTGGATGCCACTCTGCCGCAGGGATTCAACCAGATACTTGAAGTCTTCAATAAAATGGAGCCCACCGAGCGCAAAGCCGCGGTTGAGCGCGCCTTGGACGATCTTCGCAAAGCCGACGACATGGCGCGCGGAGCCGATTGGTCCCGCACCCAGGCCCGGATCGAGGACGGTACCTTGCAACAGGTGGTCGAACAAGGTTTCCAAAGTTACCTCAAAACGGCCTCCGCCGAAACCAAACTCGACCTGGCCCCGGTCATCGAGCAGATCCAGCAGAACCTCCGTTCCTACCGTCACCCGTGAAGGCAGAATCCACCCCGCCTCCTCGCCGCAAAGGATTCACTTTGGTGGAACTGCTCGCGGCCCTCACTGTGCTGTCCATCCTGGCGCTGCTGGGGTTGGCGGCCTTGGGTGCCGCCGGGGAGCGTGCCCGTGCCACCCAGTGTGTTTCCAACCTGCGGCAGATCGGTCTGGCCCTCCAGGCCTTTGCCGCCGATCACGAACAGCAATTGCCCGATATCGTCGCCGGGCGTCACAGTCTTTCCGAAAACGTGCCCGTCCTCGACACCGTCCTATTGCCCTACACGGGAGGGGAGGCGGCCGTTTTCCGTTGCCCGGGCGATGCCAAAAAGCTTTTTGAGACAACCGGCTGCAGTTACTTCTGGAACTATCTTCCCGTTATCCAACCCGATGGAAGCAAGAACCTGCGCCTTCCCGGTTTGGAATTTCCTCTGACCAATCAGTCGAGCCTTTCCCAGATCCCGCTGGTGGTCGACAAAGAGGCCTTCCACGACCGGGGCCGCACCAGCAACATCCTATACGCAGACGGGAGTGTCCGTGCCAGCCGCTGAACCCATGTTGGAAATCTCCGGATTGGGCAAGCGTTTCGGCGAGCGCATGGCCGTTCAGGACGTTTCGTTCCAGGTGCCCCGGGGTTCGCTCTACGGCCTCCTCGGCCACAACGGCGCCGGGAAAAGCACCACCATCGGGGCGGTCCTGGGCCAGATCCACCCCGATGCGGGAATCCTCCGGGTGGCCGGCCACGATGTCTTCCGCTCGCGCCAACAGGCCCTGGCCCGGGTCGGGGCCATCTTCGAAACCCCCTGCTTTTACGAATACCTCAGCGGTCGCCGTAACTTGGAAATATTCACGGCCTACTCCGCCATCTGTCCGCCTTCGGCCCTTGATGCCATCATCGCCAAGGTCGGGTTGATCGGGCGCATCGATGACCCGGTCGGCAAGTATTCGCACGGTATGCGCCAGCGGTTGGCCCTGGCCCAGGCCCTCCTTCCGGACCCGGATTTCCTCATCCTGGATGAACCCGGTGACGGGCTCGACCCGGAGGGCATTGCCGAGATGCGTGAGATGGTTCTGCGGCTGAACCGCGAGGAAGGGATGACCATCCTGCTGTGTTCCCACCAGCTAGACGAAGTCCGGCGCCTTTGCCGTGAGCTGGCCATTCTCCGTCAAGGACGTCTCGTCTTCGCCGGGGACTGGCGCGCCTTGGGCCACGTCGCCGGCCAGGTCGACATCCGCACCGACCGTACCACTGTCTCGCTTTCTCTCCTGGTGGAAAAGAACATGTTGGCCCAGGCGCCGGGCGGTCATGTCCTCGTGCAGGGGGTATCCCTGGCCGACTGTGCCCGGGTACTGGTGGAGGCGGGCCACCATCTGGAGCATCTTGGTGAGAAAGAGGCCGATCTGGAGGACTTTTACCTGCGCCAAATCCACGGGCGCAAGGAGGGGGCATGAAACTCCTGTGGCGGCAATTCACCGGGGAGCTGACCAAGCTTTTTTCCCGCAAGCGGACCTACATCGGCTTCGGGGCCTTCCTCGCGACCGAGATCGCCATCCTCGGTCTGCTCCAGCTCCCCAGTGCCCAGCGCGCGATCGCCCGGACGCTCGAAGGCAGCGGTTTCCTCTTCCAGGACTACTACTCCGGCATGACCCTCGCCTTCCTGATGATGACCAACACCATCTTTTTCCTCGGTTCGCTCTACCTCTCACTCATCGCCGGGGATGTGGTGGCCAAGGAAGTGGA from Candidatus Methylacidiphilales bacterium includes the following:
- a CDS encoding ABC transporter ATP-binding protein — translated: MPAAEPMLEISGLGKRFGERMAVQDVSFQVPRGSLYGLLGHNGAGKSTTIGAVLGQIHPDAGILRVAGHDVFRSRQQALARVGAIFETPCFYEYLSGRRNLEIFTAYSAICPPSALDAIIAKVGLIGRIDDPVGKYSHGMRQRLALAQALLPDPDFLILDEPGDGLDPEGIAEMREMVLRLNREEGMTILLCSHQLDEVRRLCRELAILRQGRLVFAGDWRALGHVAGQVDIRTDRTTVSLSLLVEKNMLAQAPGGHVLVQGVSLADCARVLVEAGHHLEHLGEKEADLEDFYLRQIHGRKEGA
- a CDS encoding prepilin-type N-terminal cleavage/methylation domain-containing protein, translating into MKAESTPPPRRKGFTLVELLAALTVLSILALLGLAALGAAGERARATQCVSNLRQIGLALQAFAADHEQQLPDIVAGRHSLSENVPVLDTVLLPYTGGEAAVFRCPGDAKKLFETTGCSYFWNYLPVIQPDGSKNLRLPGLEFPLTNQSSLSQIPLVVDKEAFHDRGRTSNILYADGSVRASR